A part of Capsicum annuum cultivar UCD-10X-F1 chromosome 6, UCD10Xv1.1, whole genome shotgun sequence genomic DNA contains:
- the LOC107873245 gene encoding ethylene receptor 2, translating to MLRILALALLISSFLVSLSAADNGFPRCNCDDEGFWSIESILECQKISDLFIAIAYFSIPIELLYFVSCSNFPFKWVLFEFIAFIVLCGMTHLLNFWTYYGQHPFQLMLALTIFKVLTALVSFATAITLITLFPMLLKIKVREFMLKKKTWDLDRKVGLIKMQKEAGWHVRMLTQEIRKSLDRHTILYTTLVELSKTLDLHNCAVWKPNESKTEMNLIHELRDRSFNSGYNLPIPRSDPDVIQIKESDGVKILNADSPLAAASSGGSREPGPVAAIRMPMLKVSNFKGGTPELVPECYAILVLVLPGEQGRSWSNQEIEIVRVVADQVAVALSHAAILEESQHMRETLEEQNRALQQAKQDALRASQARNAFQKVMSHGLRRPMHSILGLLSLLQDEKLGNEQRLLVDSMVKTSNVVSTLIDDVMDTSTKDNGRFPLEMRHFQLHSMIKEAACLAKCLCAYRGYNISIKVDKSLPNHVVGDERRVFQVILHMVGNLLKNPNGGFLTFRVLPESASREGIGGAWKTRRSNSSRENAYIRFEVGTSNKHSQPEGMTSTLPQYSQKSCTREMDEGLSFTVCRKLVQLMQGDIWVIPNREGFDQSMAVVLGLQLRPSISIGIPEYGESSDHSHPYSLLQGVKVLLADYDDVNRAVTRKLLEKLGCSVSAVSSGCDCLGVLVPAVSSFQIVLLDLHLPDLDGFEVTMKIRKFGSRSWPLIVGLTATADEDVTGRCLQIGMNGLIRKPVLLPGIADELQKVLLRASRMM from the exons ATGTTGAGGATATTAGCATTAGCTTTGTTAATTTCATCGTTCCTTGTTTCCTTGTCGGCTGCTGATAATGGTTTCCCGAGATGTAACTGTGATGATGAGGGATTTTGGAGCATTGAGAGTATCTTAGAGTGCCAAAAGATCAGTGATCTCTTTATTGCGATTGCCTATTTTTCCATCCCAATTGAGCTCCTTTACTTTGTCAGCTGTTCTAACTTTCCATTCAAATGGGTGCTCTTTGAATTTATTGCATTCATTGTTCTGTGTGGGATGACTCATTTGCTCAATTTCTGGACGTACTATGGCCAACACCCATTTCAGCTTATGCTTGCTTTAACCATTTTTAAAGTCCTCACTGCACTGGTATCCTTCGCCACGGCTATAACCCTTATCACCCTCTTTCCTATGCTGCTCAAAATCAAGGTGAGGGAATTTATGCTGAAAAAGAAGACTTGGGATCTTGATCGAAAAGTTGGATTGATAAAGATGCAAAAGGAAGCTGGGTGGCATGTGCGGATGCTTACACAGGAGATCCGAAAGTCACTTGACCGTCATACGATACTCTACACAACTCTGGTGGAGCTATCCAAGACACTGGATTTGCATAATTGTGCAGTTTGGAAGCCCAATGAGAGTAAAACTGAGATGAACCTAATTCATGAGCTGAGGGACAGAAGCTTTAACAGTGGGTATAATTTACCTATCCCAAGAAGTGATCCAGATGTAATACAGATTAAGGAGAGTGATGGAGTAAAGATACTTAATGCTGACTCCCCACTTGCTGCTGCGAGTAGTGGAGGGAGTAGGGAACCAGGACCTGTGGCTGCAATTAGGATGCCGATGCTGAAAGTGTCGAACTTCAAAGGTGGAACCCCAGAACTTGTCCCAGAATGTTATGCCATTCTGGTTTTGGTTCTACCTGGTGAACAAGGTAGATCATGGAGCAACCAGGAAATTGAGATAGTCAGGGTCGTGGCTGATCAGGTTGCGGTAGCTCTGTCCCATGCTGCTATTCTTGAAGAGTCTCAGCATATGAGAGAAACATTGGAAGAGCAAAACCGCGCTCTGCAACAAGCAAAGCAGGATGCACTTAGGGCGAGTCAAGCAAGGAATGCATTTCAGAAGGTTATGAGCCATGGGCTGAGAAGGCCCATGCACTCAATATTGGGTCTGCTCTCCTTGTTGCAAGATGAAAAATTGGGTAATGAGCAGCGACTTCTTGTGGATTCAATGGTGAAAACCAGtaatgttgtgtcaaccctaatagATGATGTAATGGATACTTCAACAAAGGACAATGGTAgattccctttggagatgaggcaTTTTCAGCTGCATTCCATGATAAAAGAAGCTGCCTGTCTTGCCAAGTGTTTGTGTGCGTATAGGGgttataatatttccatcaaggtTGACAAATCTTTGCCAAATCATGTTGTGGGTGATGAAAGAAGAGTCTTTCAAGTTATTCTTCATATGGTTGGAAATCTTTTGAAGAACCCCAATGGAGGGTTTCTCACATTTAGGGTTCTGCCAGAAAGTGCAAGTAGGGAAGGCATTGGTGGAGCTTGGAAAACAAGGAGGTCAAACTCATCTCGTGAGAATGCCTATATCAGGTTTGAAGTTGGAACAAGCAATAAGCACTCTCAGCCAGAGGGGATGACATCCACGTTGCCGCAATATAGTCAAAAAAGTTGTACTAGGGAGATGGATGAAGGCTTGAGCTTCACTGTGTGCAGAAAGCTGGTTCAG TTGATGCAAGGAGACATCTGGGTAATCCCAAATCGAGAAGGTTTTGATCAAAGCATGGCGGTCGTTCTTGGGCTTCAATTGCGGCCGTCAATTTCCATAGGCATTCCTGAATATGGGGAATCTTCTGATCATTCGCATCCATACTCACTCCTCCAAGGCGTTAAAGTTCTGTTAGCAGATTATGATGATGTGAATAGAGCGGTAACAAGGAAACTACTTGAAAAATTGGGATGCAGCGTGTCTGCAGTTTCATCTGGATGCGACTGTCTTGGTGTTCTTGTCCCTGCTGTATCCTCATTCCAAATCGTCCTTTTGGATCTTCACCTGCCTGATTTGGATGGTTTCGAAGTAACCATGAAAATTCGGAAGTTTGGTAGCCGCAGCTGGCCATTGATAGTTGGTTTGACTGCAACTGCTGATGAAGATGTTACTGGAAGATGTCTGCAGATTGGAATGAATGGACTGATTCGTAAACCAGTGCTGTTGCCAGGGATTGCTGATGAGCTTCAGAAGGTTCTGCTACGGGCAAGCAGAATGATGTGA